The following proteins are encoded in a genomic region of Bubalus kerabau isolate K-KA32 ecotype Philippines breed swamp buffalo chromosome 15, PCC_UOA_SB_1v2, whole genome shotgun sequence:
- the FJX1 gene encoding four-jointed box protein 1, producing the protein MGRRMRGAAATAGLWLLALGSLLTLWGGLLPPRTGLPTSRPPEDGLPRHLARSGGREPAPRFPLPPPLARDARGGSLKTFRALLTLAAGADGPPGQPPGERRRHVPTGRPRPEERAAVHGGVFWSRGLEEQVPRGFSEAQAAAWLEAARRARVVALERGGCGRSSNRLARFADGTRACVRYGINPEQIQGEALSYYLARLLGLHRHVPPLALARVEARSAQWAQVQEELRAAHWTEGSVVSLTRWLPNLTDVVVPAPWRSEDGRLRPLRAAGGELANRSRAELVDLVQWTDLILFDYLTANFDRLVSNLFSLQWDPRVMHRATSNLHRGPGGALVFLDNEAGLVHGYRVAGMWDKYNEPLLQSVCVFRERTARRVLELHRGQDAAARLLRLYQHHEPRFPELAALADPHAQLLQRRLDFLAKHILHCKAKYGRRPGT; encoded by the coding sequence ATGGGCAGGAGGATGCGGggcgccgccgccaccgccgggCTCTGGCTGCTGGCGCTGGGCTCGCTGTTGACGCTGTGGGGCGGACTCCTGCCGCCGAGGACCGGGCTACCCACCTCCCGGCCGCCCGAAGACGGACTCCCGCGGCACCTGGCCCGGAGCGGCGGCCGGGAGCCCGCGCCTCGCTTTCCTCTGCCCCCGCCCCTGGCGCGGGACGCCCGCGGCGGCTCCCTGAAAACTTTCCGGGCGCTGCTCACCTTGGCGGCAGGCGCGGACGGCCCGCCCGGGCAGCCCCCGGGTGAGCGCAGGCGGCACGTGCCAACCGGGCGGCCCCGGCCGGAGGAACGCGCCGCGGTGCACGGGGGCGTCTTCTGGAGCCGCGGCCTGGAGGAGCAGGTGCCCCGGGGCTTCTCGGAGGCCCAGGCGGCGGCGTGGCTGGAGGCGGCGCGCCGCGCCCGGGTGGTGGCCCTGGAGCGCGGGGGCTGCGGGCGCAGCTCCAACCGGCTGGCCCGCTTCGCCGACGGCACCCGCGCCTGCGTGCGCTACGGCATCAACCCGGAGCAGATCCAGGGCGAGGCCCTGTCCTACTACCTGGCGCGCTTGCTGGGCCTCCATCGCCACGTGCCGCCGCTGGCACTGGCCCGGGTGGAGGCTCGGAGCGCGCAGTGGGCTCAGGTGCAGGAGGAGCTTCGTGCCGCTCACTGGACCGAAGGCAGCGTGGTAAGCCTGACTCGCTGGCTGCCTAACCTCACCGACGTAGTGGTGCCCGCGCCCTGGCGCTCCGAGGACGGCCGTCTGCGGCCCCTGCGCGCCGCCGGGGGTGAGCTGGCCAACCGGAGCCGGGCGGAGCTGGTGGACCTGGTGCAATGGACCGACTTAATCCTCTTCGACTACCTGACGGCCAACTTCGACCGGCTAGTTAGCAACCTCTTCAGCCTGCAGTGGGACCCGCGGGTCATGCACCGAGCCACCAGCAACCTGCACCGCGGCCCCGGCGGGGCGTTGGTCTTTCTGGACAACGAGGCGGGCTTGGTGCACGGTTACCGGGTAGCGGGCATGTGGGACAAATATAACGAGCCGCTGCTGCAGTCTGTGTGCGTGTTCCGAGAGCGGACGGCGCGGCGCGTCCTGGAGCTACACCGAGGCCAGGACGCGGCCGCCCGGCTACTGCGCCTCTACCAGCACCACGAGCCTCGCTTCCCGGAGCTGGCCGCGCTCGCCGACCCCCACGCTCAGCTGCTGCAGCGCCGCCTCGACTTCCTTGCAAAGCACATTTTGCACTGTAAGGCTAAGTACGGCCGCCGACCCGGGACTTAG